A window of the Pseudomonadales bacterium genome harbors these coding sequences:
- a CDS encoding peroxiredoxin, whose translation MSTPTIGKPVKHFTLPATGDQEINLSTLRGKNIVLYFYPKDSTPGCTTEGQNFRDLFDQFTANNTVILGVSRDSIKAHENFKAKQCFPFELLSDPEEKLCSQFDVIREKNLYGRKYMGIERSTFLIDAEGVLRKEWRKVKVKGHADEVLSEVKML comes from the coding sequence ATGTCAACACCAACCATTGGTAAACCCGTCAAACATTTTACACTTCCAGCCACTGGAGATCAGGAAATCAACTTATCTACATTGCGGGGGAAGAATATTGTTCTCTACTTTTACCCTAAGGACAGCACTCCAGGCTGCACTACGGAAGGACAGAATTTTCGAGATCTTTTCGATCAATTCACTGCGAATAACACCGTCATATTGGGGGTTTCCAGAGACAGCATCAAAGCACATGAAAATTTTAAAGCCAAGCAGTGCTTTCCTTTCGAACTATTATCTGATCCAGAAGAAAAACTCTGCTCGCAATTTGATGTGATCCGGGAAAAAAACCTCTATGGCCGTAAATACATGGGAATTGAACGCAGTACTTTTTTAATTGATGCGGAAGGGGTACTGCGCAAAGAGTGGCGTAAAGTGAAGGTAAAAGGTCATGCGGATGAAGTGTTAAGTGAGGTAAAAATGCTTTAG
- a CDS encoding SoxR reducing system RseC family protein, translating to MIEEPGRVVAVEGKQVWVETIQQSSCGGCAAKSTCGQGLVAKYTSGKRNHIRLVTDQSLRVGDQVVLGIPENTLLKSAFLAYGLPLLLFIAAAGVADSLFGAPEPWVIGIGILALCLGFVLVRLISGVGAGKSSFQPLILKVLPATEITAGGDCIGSLL from the coding sequence GTGATTGAAGAGCCGGGCCGAGTTGTTGCCGTTGAGGGTAAGCAAGTTTGGGTGGAAACGATACAGCAAAGCTCTTGTGGCGGTTGTGCAGCGAAATCTACTTGTGGTCAAGGGCTAGTTGCAAAATATACTAGCGGCAAGCGAAACCATATTCGTTTGGTAACTGATCAAAGTTTGAGGGTCGGTGATCAAGTCGTCTTGGGTATTCCAGAAAATACATTATTGAAATCGGCTTTTCTCGCCTATGGGTTGCCGTTGCTTTTGTTTATTGCGGCGGCTGGAGTAGCGGATAGTTTGTTTGGCGCACCTGAGCCTTGGGTGATAGGTATCGGCATTCTGGCTTTATGCTTAGGTTTTGTGCTGGTAAGGCTGATCTCTGGGGTTGGCGCTGGCAAGTCCTCATTTCAGCCACTCATATTAAAGGTATTGCCAGCGACAGAGATTACTGCGGGAGGTGACTGTATCGGATCGCTGCTCTAA
- a CDS encoding MucB/RseB C-terminal domain-containing protein: MRVEKTVSLSSFVCKLGLLCSLIIGTASADAVLAESEASNLFQRISDAFRQNNYDGVFVYSHGSNMETLRIVHRLDDGAERERIVRMDGPKLELIRNGDQVTCVHTADWKGDVNHRIPAGPFAKAFIRDVSHSSSGYQVELIGQSRIVGREAMRFAITPKDEFRYGYQIWLDKETGLLLKSVLLHANRVLERFQFTQIDLTNEITDDELDLGIKGEVFKHQPLLLSENETIEQKKPSWRLTWMPDGFIMRMQGIRRAHGGDMQADTLTYSDGMTAFSIFVEKAPTEAQERVATQKGATVAVARVIKSNSGNHFVTVVGEVPMMTAQRLADSIVPVEETEE; the protein is encoded by the coding sequence GTGCGAGTTGAGAAAACTGTGTCGCTTTCCAGCTTTGTTTGTAAACTCGGTTTACTCTGCTCATTGATAATCGGCACGGCATCTGCCGATGCCGTGTTAGCCGAATCTGAGGCTAGTAATTTATTCCAGCGTATTTCCGATGCCTTTCGTCAAAACAATTATGATGGTGTATTTGTTTATTCGCATGGTAGCAATATGGAAACATTACGCATCGTTCATCGGTTGGATGATGGTGCGGAGCGTGAGCGTATTGTGCGTATGGATGGCCCTAAACTTGAACTGATTCGCAATGGCGATCAGGTCACCTGTGTGCATACTGCCGATTGGAAAGGTGATGTTAATCACCGTATCCCAGCTGGTCCTTTTGCTAAAGCCTTTATTCGCGATGTCAGTCATTCCAGCAGTGGTTATCAGGTCGAGCTCATTGGCCAAAGCCGTATTGTGGGCCGAGAAGCCATGCGCTTTGCGATTACGCCAAAGGATGAATTTCGCTATGGGTATCAAATTTGGTTGGATAAGGAAACGGGATTGCTGCTGAAATCCGTTTTGTTGCATGCTAATCGCGTACTTGAACGATTCCAGTTTACTCAAATTGATCTTACCAATGAGATTACGGATGATGAACTAGATTTAGGTATTAAAGGTGAAGTGTTCAAGCATCAGCCTTTATTGCTCTCCGAGAATGAAACGATTGAACAAAAAAAGCCTAGCTGGAGGCTCACCTGGATGCCGGACGGCTTTATTATGCGCATGCAAGGAATACGACGAGCACATGGTGGTGACATGCAGGCCGATACGCTCACCTACAGTGACGGTATGACTGCATTTTCGATATTCGTTGAGAAAGCTCCCACTGAAGCACAGGAGCGGGTAGCTACTCAAAAAGGTGCAACGGTTGCCGTTGCTCGCGTTATAAAAAGTAATTCGGGTAACCATTTTGTAACGGTAGTCGGCGAAGTGCCCATGATGACCGCGCAGCGCTTGGCAGACTCGATAGTTCCGGTCGAGGAGACAGAAGAGTGA
- a CDS encoding sigma-E factor negative regulatory protein, which translates to MTDNLRESISALMDNEANELELRRLLTSMEKDNEVRDTWKRYQLASSAMKRNLPKNLHVDISSRVAQAIADEEIKFESGIVVKNVGWNRFLKPVTSVAVAASVAVVVVFGSLQMNQPSSAPGIAEQEASDINTLIAGSNPALKDVLPVSDEALTVSQKKLRELIDTHAQQADLSRSRAFMPYAQLVSDSESQRY; encoded by the coding sequence ATGACAGATAATCTGCGCGAATCTATCTCGGCGTTAATGGATAATGAAGCCAATGAGCTGGAACTTCGTCGACTGCTCACAAGTATGGAGAAAGATAATGAGGTGCGTGATACTTGGAAGCGTTATCAATTAGCAAGCTCAGCCATGAAGAGAAATTTGCCCAAGAATCTGCATGTCGACATTAGTTCTCGAGTAGCGCAGGCCATTGCCGATGAAGAGATTAAATTTGAGTCGGGCATTGTGGTGAAAAATGTTGGCTGGAATCGCTTTCTGAAGCCCGTGACGAGTGTGGCTGTTGCCGCTTCGGTTGCCGTTGTGGTTGTTTTTGGATCATTACAAATGAATCAGCCTTCCTCTGCTCCCGGTATTGCTGAGCAGGAAGCTTCTGATATTAATACACTTATTGCTGGTAGCAACCCAGCGTTGAAAGATGTCTTACCCGTCAGTGACGAAGCTTTAACGGTATCGCAAAAAAAGCTTAGGGAATTGATTGATACTCATGCTCAACAAGCGGATTTATCTCGTAGTCGTGCATTTATGCCATATGCACAATTAGTCAGCGATAGTGAATCGCAAAGGTATTAA
- the rpoE gene encoding RNA polymerase sigma factor RpoE — translation MLREQETDQQLVERVQKGDKRAFDLLVLKYQHKIAGLVSRYIHDSHEVLDVSQEAFIKAYRAIGRFRGDSAFYTWLYRIAINTAKNHLVSRSRRPPDSDVEIADAEYFEGASKLKDNDSPENELYKAELEKTVFKAIHQLPEDLRTAVTLREFDGMSYEEIAEVMQCPVGTVRSRIFRAREAIDNQISSLVN, via the coding sequence ATGCTTAGGGAACAGGAGACCGATCAGCAATTAGTTGAGCGAGTCCAAAAAGGAGATAAGCGAGCTTTTGACCTGTTGGTATTAAAGTATCAGCATAAAATAGCAGGCTTGGTGAGCCGGTATATTCATGATAGCCATGAAGTACTTGATGTCTCCCAGGAAGCCTTTATTAAGGCGTATAGAGCAATTGGTAGATTCCGTGGTGATAGTGCTTTTTACACTTGGTTATACCGTATTGCGATTAATACAGCTAAAAATCATCTTGTCTCGCGGAGCCGTAGGCCACCAGATTCAGATGTTGAGATAGCCGATGCCGAATATTTTGAAGGCGCTAGCAAGTTAAAGGATAATGATTCGCCTGAAAATGAACTGTATAAGGCTGAGCTGGAAAAAACAGTGTTTAAGGCAATTCACCAGTTGCCAGAAGATTTGAGAACGGCAGTAACATTACGTGAATTTGACGGTATGAGTTACGAAGAAATTGCTGAAGTCATGCAGTGCCCTGTCGGCACAGTGCGTTCGAGAATATTTAGAGCTCGGGAAGCAATTGATAATCAAATTAGCAGTTTGGTTAACTAA
- the nadB gene encoding L-aspartate oxidase, whose product MNPTFQHDVLVIGSGAAGLTVALKLGDSLNVAVLCKDQVFGGSTYYAQGGVAAVLDSTDTVDAHVRDTLTAGAGLCVENAVRFTVERSKRSIEWLIQQGVPFTENEDTETEYHLTKEGGHSHRRIIHQADTTGRAISNALVKRAKEHPNIEFFEHRTAIDLITREKLGLEDRGCFGAYVLNCDTEHVELFRARFVVLASGGASKVYLYTSNPDGACGDGIAMAWRAGCRVANMEFNQFHPTCLYHPQAKSFLISEALRGEGAKLLLPDGSRFMHKFDARGELAPRDIVARAIDHEMKRLGCDCLYLDISHKSDEFIQNHFPSIYKKCLSFGYDLTKQPIPIVPAAHYTCGGIVTDLRGRTDVEQLYAIGETSYTGFHGANRLASNSLLECFVFAEAAADDIIAQLDHAPSIAIAPEWDESQVTDSDEDVVISHNWDELRRFMWDYVGIVRTDKRLQRAEHRANLLKREIAEYYSNYKVSSDLIELRNLVTVAELIIRSALSRKESRGLHYTLDYPETAAVAAPTLLKPANYAE is encoded by the coding sequence ATGAACCCCACTTTTCAACATGATGTACTGGTTATAGGCAGTGGTGCCGCTGGGCTGACAGTAGCGCTCAAATTGGGGGATAGTTTAAATGTTGCTGTACTCTGTAAAGACCAGGTATTTGGTGGCTCAACCTATTATGCTCAAGGCGGTGTCGCTGCGGTTTTGGACTCAACCGACACGGTGGATGCGCACGTAAGAGACACCCTGACCGCAGGAGCCGGGCTATGCGTGGAAAATGCCGTGCGTTTTACCGTCGAGCGAAGCAAGCGCAGTATTGAATGGCTTATTCAACAAGGGGTACCTTTTACAGAAAACGAAGATACTGAGACGGAATACCATCTCACTAAAGAGGGTGGTCACAGTCATCGCCGGATTATTCATCAGGCCGACACTACTGGAAGAGCAATTTCAAACGCCCTGGTAAAGCGTGCCAAAGAGCACCCTAATATTGAATTTTTTGAACACCGCACAGCTATCGATTTAATCACTCGTGAAAAACTAGGTCTCGAAGACAGAGGTTGCTTCGGCGCCTACGTTCTTAATTGTGATACCGAACATGTCGAGCTTTTTAGAGCACGCTTTGTCGTTCTTGCCTCCGGCGGAGCCAGCAAAGTTTATCTATACACCAGCAACCCCGATGGCGCCTGTGGCGACGGTATCGCCATGGCCTGGCGAGCGGGTTGCCGCGTCGCCAATATGGAATTCAATCAGTTCCACCCCACTTGCCTCTATCACCCTCAGGCTAAGTCTTTTCTCATTAGTGAAGCATTACGCGGCGAAGGCGCTAAGCTTCTGTTGCCTGATGGAAGCCGTTTTATGCATAAATTCGACGCTCGGGGGGAGTTAGCCCCGCGTGATATAGTCGCACGTGCTATAGACCACGAAATGAAACGGCTGGGTTGTGACTGTCTCTATTTGGATATCAGCCACAAGTCCGATGAGTTCATCCAAAATCACTTCCCCTCGATTTATAAAAAGTGCCTGTCTTTTGGTTATGACCTAACAAAGCAACCCATTCCTATTGTGCCGGCAGCCCATTACACCTGCGGCGGTATAGTCACCGACCTGCGTGGTCGTACCGATGTTGAGCAACTCTACGCCATCGGCGAAACCAGCTACACAGGGTTTCACGGCGCTAACCGGTTGGCCAGTAATTCACTGTTGGAATGCTTTGTTTTCGCAGAAGCGGCGGCCGACGATATTATCGCTCAGCTCGACCATGCCCCTAGCATTGCGATAGCACCAGAATGGGATGAAAGTCAGGTCACTGACTCCGATGAGGATGTGGTTATCTCGCATAACTGGGATGAGTTACGCCGCTTTATGTGGGACTACGTGGGTATCGTGCGCACGGATAAACGACTTCAGCGCGCTGAACACCGTGCCAATTTGCTGAAGCGGGAAATTGCTGAATACTACAGCAACTATAAAGTCAGTAGCGACCTCATCGAATTACGCAATCTGGTAACGGTCGCAGAACTCATTATTCGCTCTGCACTGAGCAGAAAGGAAAGCCGAGGCTTGCATTATACGCTCGATTACCCGGAAACTGCTGCGGTGGCAGCACCGACCCTGTTAAAACCGGCAAACTATGCGGAATAG
- a CDS encoding succinate dehydrogenase assembly factor 2, translating to MTENVNRKRLYWHSRRGMLELDLILVPFLEARFDYLDDDDRKRYEQLLAEEDQDLFKWFLGRELPEDKEMARIVGLILDYARTPKD from the coding sequence ATGACTGAAAATGTTAATCGTAAGCGTCTCTATTGGCATAGCCGACGCGGTATGCTGGAACTGGATCTAATTCTAGTTCCCTTTTTGGAAGCCCGATTTGATTATTTGGATGACGATGATCGAAAGCGCTACGAACAATTGCTTGCAGAGGAAGATCAGGATTTGTTCAAATGGTTTCTAGGCCGAGAGCTGCCAGAAGATAAGGAGATGGCGCGGATTGTCGGGCTTATTTTGGACTATGCAAGAACCCCTAAGGATTAA
- a CDS encoding folate-binding protein YgfZ, with protein sequence MVNDNWKTYLQNQGAKFVDNQGTELVTTFKSLDSITSSSFIAPLTHQALLNIAGPDSAKFMQGQLTCDVNAVTTGISSLGAACTPKGRIYTSFRLIQQENCEPPSFMLRMRQNLIDSSIATLGKYIVFFKSKMTSFVDTWVGIGIHGEACDNLLTEFFGEIPTEINQATQNERGLLIRNPGRNTRYEAWLPVTHAQALWSTLAVVVSPASTYAWILEDIRAGIAEVSLATAETFIPQALNFQAINAVSFSKGCYTGQEIVARTQYRGKSKRLMLRAMLEKAPTLTPGTDLLDTNSQKNVATLVEAVRVNTEQQEVLLVVLDELAETSDWQFTVDNQNFTGSRLELPYQIDDIK encoded by the coding sequence ATGGTAAACGATAACTGGAAAACCTATTTACAAAATCAGGGAGCCAAATTTGTAGATAACCAAGGCACCGAACTTGTTACCACCTTTAAATCCCTAGACTCAATAACCAGCTCCTCTTTTATTGCGCCTCTTACGCACCAAGCTCTGCTCAATATTGCAGGGCCAGACAGCGCCAAGTTTATGCAAGGACAGTTAACCTGTGATGTCAACGCCGTTACCACCGGAATCAGCAGTCTGGGAGCAGCCTGTACACCGAAGGGGCGTATTTACACGAGTTTTAGATTAATACAGCAAGAAAATTGCGAGCCGCCAAGTTTTATGCTGCGCATGCGCCAAAACCTTATCGATTCAAGCATCGCGACTTTGGGTAAATATATCGTATTTTTTAAATCCAAAATGACAAGTTTTGTAGACACCTGGGTTGGTATTGGCATTCATGGCGAGGCGTGCGACAACTTGCTGACGGAGTTCTTTGGCGAGATTCCCACAGAAATCAATCAAGCCACACAAAACGAGCGCGGCCTACTGATTCGAAACCCTGGACGCAATACGCGCTATGAAGCCTGGTTGCCGGTAACACATGCCCAAGCACTTTGGTCAACACTCGCTGTGGTCGTCTCACCGGCAAGCACTTACGCTTGGATACTGGAAGATATTCGCGCCGGTATCGCGGAGGTTAGCCTCGCCACAGCAGAAACCTTTATCCCCCAAGCGCTTAATTTCCAAGCAATTAATGCCGTCAGTTTTTCAAAAGGCTGTTATACCGGACAAGAAATTGTGGCCCGTACCCAATACCGTGGCAAGTCCAAACGCCTCATGCTACGAGCTATGCTGGAAAAGGCGCCGACTCTCACTCCTGGAACAGATCTTCTGGATACTAATTCGCAAAAAAATGTCGCCACTCTGGTTGAAGCTGTGAGGGTCAATACCGAACAGCAGGAAGTATTATTAGTGGTGCTTGATGAGCTAGCGGAAACATCCGATTGGCAATTCACCGTTGATAATCAAAACTTTACCGGTTCGCGACTTGAGCTTCCCTATCAAATCGATGATATAAAATAG
- a CDS encoding HDOD domain-containing protein, translating into MSDIFTTVENEIITAIETDKLVLPTLPEVALRIREVAQDEDANVGDLTSIISSDTAISARIIKICNSPLLRASQPVENLKMAINRLGMSYSADLATGLAMEQMFQATSDIIDSRMRELWSRNTEVAGICNVLAQNYTRLSPGQATLAGLTHKIGVLPILKFAEDNDHLLSDGFTLDEVIEKLHPKLGWMILRAWDFSEELCEVPLEYLNFSRESDRVDFVDIVTVANLQSYIGTDHPCTLLDWSLIPAFNRLGLDPTKDQEEDEDLSANLQAALAMLA; encoded by the coding sequence ATGTCCGATATATTTACAACTGTAGAAAACGAAATAATTACCGCCATCGAAACGGATAAGTTAGTGCTCCCCACTCTGCCAGAGGTGGCTTTAAGAATACGCGAAGTCGCACAAGATGAAGACGCGAATGTTGGTGATCTGACCTCAATCATTAGCAGTGATACTGCGATATCTGCCCGTATTATTAAAATATGCAACAGTCCTTTGTTACGTGCCAGTCAGCCAGTTGAAAATCTCAAAATGGCGATTAACCGCTTAGGCATGAGCTATAGTGCTGATTTGGCAACCGGCTTAGCTATGGAGCAAATGTTTCAGGCAACTTCCGATATTATCGATTCGCGCATGCGCGAACTTTGGTCGCGCAATACTGAGGTTGCTGGCATCTGCAACGTGTTGGCTCAAAACTACACGCGCCTATCGCCTGGACAGGCAACTTTAGCTGGGCTAACCCATAAAATTGGTGTATTGCCGATTCTTAAGTTTGCCGAAGATAACGACCACCTGCTTTCTGACGGTTTTACTCTCGATGAAGTAATCGAAAAACTTCATCCGAAACTGGGCTGGATGATTCTTAGAGCCTGGGATTTCAGCGAAGAATTATGTGAAGTGCCTTTGGAGTATTTGAATTTCTCTCGAGAAAGTGACCGGGTGGATTTTGTCGATATAGTGACCGTTGCAAATTTGCAAAGTTACATCGGCACGGATCATCCCTGCACCCTGCTTGACTGGTCTCTCATTCCCGCCTTTAATCGGCTTGGTCTCGACCCCACAAAGGATCAGGAGGAGGATGAAGATCTTTCAGCGAATCTGCAAGCAGCGCTGGCCATGCTTGCCTAA
- the folD gene encoding bifunctional methylenetetrahydrofolate dehydrogenase/methenyltetrahydrofolate cyclohydrolase FolD yields MAQIIDGKAFAAQLREKVKGMTATLLAQHGVQPGLAVILVGEDPASQVYVRNKGKQALEVGFNSYEHKLPEDTSEEDLLAVLDRLNRDSNVHGILVQLPLPSHISEQKVIDRINPEKDVDGFHISNVGKLATGLEGFVPCTPLGCSMLLKDHLGDLSGLNAVVVGRSNIVGKPMAALLLKESCTVTVAHSRTKNLAEVCRGADILVAAVGRAQMIKGDWVKPGATVIDVGINRIETEDGTTRLVGDVDFASVQPVAGAITPVPGGVGPMTIACLLYNTLVAAYRINGLDFSA; encoded by the coding sequence ATGGCGCAAATTATCGATGGCAAAGCCTTTGCCGCGCAGCTGAGAGAAAAAGTAAAGGGTATGACGGCGACATTGCTAGCGCAGCATGGAGTTCAGCCGGGCCTTGCAGTCATATTGGTGGGCGAGGACCCCGCCAGTCAGGTTTATGTTCGCAATAAAGGTAAGCAGGCGTTGGAGGTTGGCTTTAATTCCTATGAGCACAAACTGCCGGAAGATACATCAGAAGAGGATTTGCTGGCGGTATTGGATCGTTTGAATCGAGATAGCAACGTACATGGTATATTGGTGCAACTGCCATTACCCTCTCATATTTCTGAACAGAAAGTGATTGACCGAATCAACCCAGAAAAAGACGTTGACGGATTTCACATTAGTAATGTGGGGAAGCTGGCCACGGGCCTGGAGGGTTTTGTGCCCTGTACGCCGCTGGGATGTAGCATGCTACTGAAGGATCATTTGGGCGATTTGTCGGGTCTCAATGCCGTAGTGGTGGGGCGCTCGAATATTGTCGGCAAGCCTATGGCAGCCTTGCTGCTTAAAGAGAGCTGCACTGTCACCGTTGCTCATTCCCGTACTAAAAACCTTGCTGAAGTTTGTCGAGGCGCGGATATTTTAGTGGCTGCCGTAGGAAGGGCGCAGATGATTAAAGGTGATTGGGTGAAACCAGGCGCCACAGTCATTGATGTGGGTATCAACCGCATCGAAACCGAGGACGGAACAACTCGCTTAGTCGGCGATGTAGACTTCGCTTCAGTTCAACCTGTGGCAGGAGCGATTACACCAGTGCCTGGTGGCGTTGGCCCTATGACGATCGCCTGCCTATTGTACAATACGTTAGTTGCCGCATACCGTATCAATGGACTGGATTTTTCGGCATAG
- a CDS encoding enoyl-CoA hydratase produces MSYENVITERHGKVGVIKMNRPQALNALSSGLMKDVSAALLEFEKDNDVHAIILTGNERAFAAGADISEIKDQHFIDLYTTDFINADWEGIAKCKKPIIAAVAGFALGGGCEIAMMCDFIIAADNAKFGQPEVKLGVIPGAGGTQRLARFIGKSKAMDLCLTGRMMDAEEAKICGLASRVVPLENLMEECIAIGMEIAEYSQPAVKLAKEVINKAYETTLREGVKYERRIFQALFSTEDQKEGMNAFVEKRKPVFQNK; encoded by the coding sequence ATGTCCTATGAGAATGTGATTACCGAGCGTCACGGTAAAGTTGGTGTGATAAAGATGAACCGCCCACAGGCGTTAAATGCGCTTTCGTCGGGATTAATGAAGGATGTATCAGCCGCCTTGCTGGAGTTTGAAAAAGATAACGATGTTCATGCCATCATTTTAACGGGCAATGAAAGAGCATTTGCGGCGGGAGCGGATATCTCAGAAATAAAGGATCAGCATTTTATTGATCTATATACTACGGATTTCATTAATGCGGATTGGGAAGGGATTGCTAAATGCAAGAAGCCCATCATTGCTGCGGTAGCGGGTTTCGCACTTGGTGGTGGCTGTGAAATCGCAATGATGTGTGATTTTATTATTGCTGCGGATAATGCGAAGTTTGGCCAGCCTGAAGTGAAGTTGGGAGTGATTCCTGGCGCAGGCGGAACCCAGCGATTGGCGCGCTTTATTGGTAAATCCAAGGCAATGGATCTTTGTCTTACCGGACGTATGATGGATGCGGAAGAAGCCAAAATCTGTGGTTTGGCTTCGCGGGTTGTGCCTTTGGAAAATCTGATGGAGGAGTGTATTGCCATCGGAATGGAAATTGCTGAATACTCTCAGCCGGCAGTTAAATTGGCTAAAGAAGTAATTAATAAAGCTTACGAAACAACGTTGAGAGAAGGGGTGAAATACGAACGTCGTATATTCCAAGCACTATTCTCGACGGAAGACCAAAAAGAGGGAATGAATGCCTTTGTTGAGAAACGCAAACCCGTGTTCCAGAATAAGTAG
- a CDS encoding iron ABC transporter permease: protein MTKSTRLLVLLFCAALTSLIVSVSSGSMTLTFGQLWQALTTGSESLAHTLIWELRIPRAITAFMVGAMLSIAGALMQVILRNPLADPYILGVSGGASVAALLAMLAGIASIGVSLSAFFGALLSTLLVFGIAHGTGSWSPMKVLLTGVVLASGWGALISLILAISPDQGLRSMLYWLMGDFGYSSSYGWASLALLIGIASSYYLARPLNLLLHGSVQAASLGVSVEKVYLIIFIIASFLTAVSVSMAGNIGFVGLIVPHLVRLSIGSDHRTLLPASLLLGGTLMVIADLLARTLFSPQQLPVGVITALLGVPLFLFILYRGQRKF, encoded by the coding sequence ATGACAAAATCAACCCGACTATTGGTTCTATTATTTTGCGCCGCCTTGACGAGCCTGATTGTTAGCGTTAGCTCGGGCAGTATGACCCTCACTTTTGGGCAACTTTGGCAGGCGCTAACCACTGGGTCCGAATCGCTCGCCCATACTTTAATCTGGGAGTTACGTATTCCAAGAGCAATAACAGCCTTTATGGTTGGCGCGATGCTATCAATTGCCGGGGCATTAATGCAGGTAATTCTTAGAAATCCATTAGCTGACCCCTATATCCTTGGCGTATCTGGCGGCGCCTCAGTTGCCGCACTATTGGCGATGCTAGCGGGTATTGCAAGCATTGGCGTTTCCTTGAGTGCCTTCTTCGGCGCGTTATTGTCGACATTATTGGTGTTCGGCATTGCACATGGGACTGGTAGCTGGTCTCCCATGAAAGTATTACTTACAGGCGTTGTCCTCGCTTCGGGCTGGGGTGCGCTAATCAGCCTTATCCTTGCCATCAGCCCAGATCAGGGGCTACGTAGTATGCTTTATTGGTTAATGGGCGACTTTGGCTATTCGTCATCCTATGGTTGGGCCAGTTTGGCGCTATTGATTGGTATTGCCTCATCCTATTATCTGGCCAGACCACTAAATCTATTACTGCATGGCAGTGTTCAAGCGGCCTCTCTAGGGGTATCCGTGGAAAAAGTTTACCTCATCATATTTATTATCGCCTCGTTTCTCACTGCCGTCTCGGTCAGTATGGCTGGAAATATCGGCTTTGTGGGGCTAATCGTTCCACACCTTGTCCGTCTTAGCATCGGTAGCGATCATCGCACGCTATTACCTGCCTCCCTGCTGCTTGGCGGAACTCTTATGGTCATCGCTGATCTGCTCGCCAGAACACTATTTAGCCCGCAGCAACTTCCTGTCGGAGTGATTACTGCGCTGTTAGGAGTACCTTTATTCTTGTTTATCCTATATCGCGGCCAAAGGAAATTTTAG
- a CDS encoding ABC transporter ATP-binding protein yields the protein MPLLAAKNLSLSVGELVICQNITLNFEANQIWAILGRNGAGKTTLLHTLAGLRAPLSGSIELLGQPLSHLKKRAVAQKLGILFQQQDEPFPASVIETALIGRHPFIKSWRGESYKDFDIATKALRSVELEGFQDRFSNSLSGGEKQRLKIATLLTQTPQIMLLDEPTNHLDLNHQIKLLNLIVHSIKERQGLIIMVLHDLNLAARFCTHALLLNANDEPLQGTLADVLQTQHLERAYGWPVERINLNEKVFYHPQ from the coding sequence ATGCCTCTACTTGCCGCCAAAAATCTCAGCCTCAGCGTAGGTGAATTGGTGATTTGTCAGAACATCACGCTCAATTTTGAAGCCAATCAAATCTGGGCAATTTTAGGCCGTAATGGTGCAGGCAAAACCACGCTATTACATACACTTGCTGGATTACGTGCGCCATTGAGCGGAAGTATCGAACTTTTGGGGCAACCTCTAAGCCATCTGAAAAAACGTGCCGTTGCTCAAAAACTTGGTATTTTATTTCAACAGCAAGATGAGCCGTTTCCGGCGAGTGTCATAGAGACAGCCTTAATTGGACGCCACCCCTTCATTAAGAGCTGGCGTGGCGAGAGTTATAAGGACTTCGATATCGCTACCAAGGCACTGCGCTCCGTAGAACTGGAAGGATTTCAAGATCGTTTTAGCAATTCACTATCGGGCGGCGAAAAACAGCGATTAAAAATTGCAACATTGTTAACACAAACTCCTCAAATCATGCTTTTAGATGAACCGACAAACCACCTGGATCTTAATCACCAGATCAAATTGCTGAATTTGATTGTCCACTCAATTAAAGAACGGCAGGGTTTGATCATCATGGTATTGCACGATTTAAATCTCGCTGCTCGCTTTTGTACTCACGCTCTGTTGTTAAATGCCAATGATGAACCTTTGCAGGGCACGCTAGCTGACGTATTACAAACTCAGCATTTGGAGCGGGCTTACGGCTGGCCAGTAGAGCGCATTAATCTGAACGAGAAGGTGTTTTATCATCCTCAGTAA